Genomic window (Mycolicibacterium smegmatis):
CACGCTGGGAACGAACAGCATCACCGACGGGACGATCTCCTTCATGTTGGTCGAGTCGTGGCCGGCCCTGGTCTGCACCAACATGCTGCTGATTCCGAGGTCGTTGGCGGCGTCACGGGCCAACTCCACTCCTTGAGGCTGGTAATGGTGGCCGGGCCACACATGAGCCTTGCGGTGTTCGACCTTGACTCCGGCGCGGATCTCGGCCTCTGCGATGCGCCTTCGCAATGCCGCATCGGCTGCCGCCAGCAGTTCATCGTTGTCCGAACGTAAGTCGAGGTGCATGTGTACTTCACGTGGCACGACGACGGGCGAGTTCGGCAATACCGTCAACTGCCCGCAACTGGTGTGCAACTCTTCGCCGAACTCATCGGCGATGTCACGCAACGCCACCACGATCAGGGCCGCGCCCAACAGCGCATCCTGACGGTCTTCGATGGCGGTTGCACCGGTATGCCCCTGGATGCCGACGACGTTCAATTCGTACTTGTTCGCTGCCCAGGTGCGGTCCACCAACCCGATGGTCACGTTGTTCTTCTCCAACTCGCGACCCTGTTCGATGTGAATCTCGGCGTACGCTGCCAACTGCCGCGGCCCGGTGGAGGAGAACACTTCTCGATCACCGATGCCGTTGATCGCCGCGAGCGCGTCACGGACGGATACGCCGTCGTCGTCAGTGGTGTTGAGTGCCTCTTCGAGATCGAGAGTTCCGGTGAATACCGCGCTGCCCATCATCGACGGCTTGAATCGTGAGCCCTCTTCATTGAACCAATCGACGACCGCGACGTTGTACCGCGGCGTGAAGC
Coding sequences:
- a CDS encoding M20 family metallo-hydrolase, producing the protein MTVPVNATNLRIPLDTGRDREFLDSWAELEAIGATPAGGVERQAGTAEDGQMRDWLSRWLRTRGFSVEVDPIGNLFGLLEFNPGAPYVLVGSHLDSQPRGGRFDGAYGVLAGAVAADRTRRYVTRSGFTPRYNVAVVDWFNEEGSRFKPSMMGSAVFTGTLDLEEALNTTDDDGVSVRDALAAINGIGDREVFSSTGPRQLAAYAEIHIEQGRELEKNNVTIGLVDRTWAANKYELNVVGIQGHTGATAIEDRQDALLGAALIVVALRDIADEFGEELHTSCGQLTVLPNSPVVVPREVHMHLDLRSDNDELLAAADAALRRRIAEAEIRAGVKVEHRKAHVWPGHHYQPQGVELARDAANDLGISSMLVQTRAGHDSTNMKEIVPSVMLFVPSVEGISHAEAEYTSDEDLCSGVDLLTEVVARMLDGSLDAAGAGHP